A section of the Streptomyces sp. NBC_00178 genome encodes:
- a CDS encoding allantoate amidohydrolase, with amino-acid sequence MTGTVGGGPVAPGDPSANGPAADAPPRTGEGESFQAMWRGLAPLGRDPGSGGYRRYAWTGADLECRGWFRAQAESRGLVHETDRNGNQWAWLGDPLAGDAVVTGSHLDSVPDGGAFDGPLGVVSAFAALDELRHRGVEFARPVAVTNFGDEEGARFGLACVGSRLAAGQLTRRDAHRLRDGDGVLLPQAMEAAGYDPDAIGPDPERLARIGAFVELHVEQGRALDLSGDPVGIASAIWPHGRWRFDFRGEANHAGTTRLADRRDPMLTYAETVLAARREAELAGGLATFGKVAVEPNGVNAIPSLVRGWLDSRAADQATLDAVVAGVERAAREHAERAGVDLDVVRESFTPVVEFQHALRDEIGRILGERGPDGKGRTVPVLGTGAGHDAGILSASVPTAMLFVRNPTGVSHSPAEHAAEDDCAAGVRALADVLEGLACS; translated from the coding sequence GTGACCGGGACGGTGGGCGGCGGCCCGGTCGCGCCGGGGGACCCCTCGGCGAACGGACCGGCGGCGGATGCGCCGCCCCGGACCGGCGAGGGCGAGTCGTTCCAGGCGATGTGGCGCGGCCTCGCGCCCCTCGGGCGGGACCCCGGGAGCGGCGGCTACCGCCGCTACGCCTGGACCGGAGCCGACCTGGAGTGCCGGGGGTGGTTCCGCGCCCAGGCGGAGTCGCGCGGGCTGGTCCACGAGACCGACCGCAACGGCAACCAGTGGGCATGGCTCGGCGACCCGCTCGCCGGCGACGCCGTCGTCACCGGGTCCCACCTGGACTCGGTGCCCGACGGAGGAGCCTTCGACGGGCCGCTCGGTGTGGTGTCCGCGTTCGCGGCCCTGGACGAACTCCGCCACAGGGGAGTGGAGTTCGCCAGGCCCGTCGCCGTGACCAACTTCGGTGACGAGGAGGGCGCCCGCTTCGGGCTCGCCTGCGTCGGGTCCCGGCTCGCCGCCGGGCAGCTGACCCGCCGGGACGCGCACCGGCTCCGCGACGGAGACGGCGTCCTCCTCCCGCAGGCCATGGAGGCGGCCGGGTACGACCCCGACGCCATCGGGCCCGACCCGGAACGCCTCGCCCGTATCGGCGCGTTCGTGGAGCTCCACGTGGAGCAGGGCCGCGCCCTCGACCTGAGCGGGGACCCGGTCGGCATCGCCTCGGCGATCTGGCCGCACGGCCGCTGGCGGTTCGACTTCCGGGGTGAGGCCAACCACGCGGGCACCACGCGGCTCGCCGACCGGCGCGACCCGATGCTCACCTACGCCGAGACCGTCCTGGCGGCCCGGCGCGAGGCCGAACTCGCCGGAGGTCTCGCGACCTTCGGCAAGGTCGCCGTCGAGCCCAACGGGGTCAACGCGATCCCGTCGCTCGTGCGCGGCTGGCTCGACTCACGCGCGGCCGACCAGGCCACCCTCGACGCGGTGGTCGCCGGTGTGGAGCGCGCGGCGCGGGAGCACGCCGAGCGGGCCGGTGTCGATCTCGACGTCGTCCGCGAGTCGTTCACCCCGGTCGTGGAGTTCCAGCACGCGCTGCGCGACGAGATCGGCCGGATCCTCGGGGAGCGCGGTCCGGACGGGAAGGGACGGACCGTGCCCGTCCTGGGAACCGGCGCGGGACACGACGCGGGTATTTTGTCCGCCTCCGTGCCGACCGCCATGCTGTTCGTACGGAACCCCACCGGGGTCTCGCACTCGCCCGCCGAGCACGCCGCGGAGGACGACTGCGCGGCCGGGGTGAGGGCACTCGCCGACGTACTGGAGGGTCTCGCGTGCAGCTGA
- the hutU gene encoding urocanate hydratase encodes MSGPRPVRAPRGTELSALGWQQEAALRMLQNNLDPEVAEHPDKLVVYGGTGKAARDWRSFDAMVRTLRTLKQDETMLVQSGRPVGVMQTHEWAPRVLIANSNLVGDWANWEEFRRLEALGLTMYGQMTAGSWIYIGTQGILQGTYETFAAVAAKRFGGTLAGTITLTAGLGGMGGAQPLAVTMNDGVALVIDCDPRAIERRIEHRFLDVRADSLDHALQLAVEARDARRPLSIGLLGNAAELLPRMLAEGAPVDIVTDQTSAHDPLAYLPVGVDFDDMASYAAEKPADFTRRARESMAAHVEAMVGFMDAGAEVFDYGNSIRGEAQLAGYARAFDFPGFVPAYIRPLFCEGKGPFRWAALSGEASDIHKTDKALLELFPENESLHRWIRMAGERVHFQGLPARICWLGYGERDKAGERFNDMVASGELAAPLAIGRDHLDCGSVASPYRETEAMLDGSDAIADWPLLNAMVNVASGASWVSLHHGGGVGMGRSIHAGQVTVADGTELAGEKIRRVLTNDPGMGVIRHVDAGYDIAESVASDKGVRVPMTEDDGR; translated from the coding sequence ATGTCAGGACCCCGCCCCGTACGGGCACCGCGCGGTACGGAACTGAGCGCCCTGGGATGGCAGCAGGAAGCAGCCCTCCGCATGCTGCAGAACAACCTCGACCCCGAGGTCGCCGAACACCCCGACAAGCTCGTCGTCTACGGCGGCACCGGCAAGGCCGCCCGCGACTGGCGGTCCTTCGACGCCATGGTCCGTACGCTGCGCACGCTCAAGCAGGACGAGACGATGCTCGTCCAGTCCGGCCGGCCGGTGGGCGTCATGCAGACCCACGAATGGGCGCCGCGGGTCCTGATCGCCAACTCCAACCTGGTGGGCGACTGGGCCAACTGGGAGGAGTTCCGCCGCCTGGAGGCCCTCGGGCTGACGATGTACGGCCAGATGACCGCCGGCTCCTGGATCTACATCGGGACCCAGGGCATCCTCCAGGGCACGTACGAGACGTTCGCCGCCGTCGCCGCCAAGCGGTTCGGCGGGACGCTCGCCGGGACCATCACGCTGACCGCCGGACTCGGCGGCATGGGCGGCGCCCAGCCGCTGGCCGTCACCATGAACGACGGTGTCGCCCTCGTCATCGACTGCGACCCGCGCGCCATCGAGCGCCGGATCGAGCACCGCTTCCTGGACGTCCGGGCCGACTCCCTCGACCACGCGCTCCAGCTGGCCGTCGAGGCCCGCGACGCACGGCGCCCGCTCTCCATCGGCCTGCTCGGCAACGCCGCGGAACTGCTGCCCCGCATGCTTGCCGAGGGCGCCCCCGTCGACATCGTCACCGACCAGACCAGCGCACACGACCCGCTCGCCTACCTCCCCGTCGGTGTGGACTTCGACGACATGGCCTCGTACGCGGCCGAGAAGCCCGCCGACTTCACCCGGCGCGCCAGGGAGTCCATGGCCGCGCACGTCGAGGCGATGGTCGGCTTCATGGACGCGGGCGCCGAGGTCTTCGACTACGGCAACTCGATCCGCGGCGAGGCCCAGCTCGCCGGCTACGCCCGGGCGTTCGACTTCCCCGGCTTCGTGCCCGCCTACATCCGGCCGCTCTTCTGCGAGGGCAAGGGCCCCTTCCGGTGGGCGGCCCTGTCGGGCGAGGCGTCGGACATCCACAAGACCGACAAGGCGCTCCTCGAACTCTTCCCGGAGAACGAGTCGCTGCACCGCTGGATCAGGATGGCCGGTGAGCGCGTCCACTTCCAGGGCCTGCCGGCCCGGATCTGCTGGCTCGGCTACGGCGAACGCGACAAGGCCGGGGAGCGGTTCAACGACATGGTGGCGAGCGGTGAACTCGCCGCGCCGCTGGCCATCGGACGCGACCACCTCGACTGCGGTTCGGTCGCCTCCCCCTACCGTGAGACCGAGGCCATGCTGGACGGCTCGGACGCGATCGCCGACTGGCCGCTGCTGAACGCCATGGTCAACGTGGCCTCGGGCGCCTCCTGGGTGTCCCTCCACCACGGCGGCGGTGTGGGCATGGGCCGCTCGATCCACGCGGGACAGGTGACGGTCGCCGACGGCACGGAGCTCGCGGGCGAGAAGATCCGGCGCGTCCTCACCAACGACCCGGGGATGGGCGTCATCCGGCACGTGGACGCCGGGTACGACATCGCGGAGTCCGTCGCCTCGGACAAGGGCGTGCGCGTCCCGATGACGGAGGACGACGGCCGGTGA
- a CDS encoding helix-turn-helix domain-containing protein, whose product MRPTATAAPGLLERATPSPMLQRLADERATGALMRDRGTLYLADGQVVHAESPATPGIDVLLTTGGALRSEGWWDAVEQAGAGQRVGRYLVDSGSVPGGALELCHLGALYDAAFFALAPTNTPARFRYGVSHWIGPVRPVPVDAVQRETLRRRELLDRIWPDALTDSAPLVPTTHPVDAPVPPRQRRVLDLVNGERTATDIAQELGRSAFHILIDLRRLAAAGLVEAVRAAANAPTAERITLPEVTNDPDVALLRRLRDALEAL is encoded by the coding sequence ATGAGACCCACCGCCACAGCGGCGCCCGGCCTCCTCGAACGGGCCACGCCCTCCCCCATGCTCCAGCGGCTCGCGGACGAGCGCGCGACCGGAGCGCTGATGCGCGACCGGGGCACCCTCTACCTCGCCGACGGCCAGGTGGTGCACGCCGAGAGCCCCGCGACGCCCGGCATCGACGTCCTGCTCACCACCGGCGGGGCCCTCCGCTCGGAAGGCTGGTGGGACGCGGTCGAGCAGGCGGGCGCCGGACAACGCGTCGGCCGCTACCTCGTGGACAGCGGTTCCGTGCCGGGCGGCGCCCTGGAGCTCTGCCACCTGGGCGCACTCTACGACGCCGCCTTCTTCGCCCTGGCCCCCACGAACACCCCGGCCCGCTTCCGCTACGGGGTGTCCCACTGGATAGGCCCGGTACGCCCCGTACCCGTGGACGCCGTGCAGCGCGAGACGCTCCGGCGCCGGGAACTCCTGGACCGGATCTGGCCGGACGCACTCACCGACAGCGCCCCGCTGGTCCCCACGACCCACCCGGTCGACGCCCCGGTCCCCCCGCGCCAGCGGCGCGTCCTGGACCTGGTGAACGGCGAACGCACGGCCACGGACATCGCCCAGGAGCTGGGCCGCTCGGCCTTCCACATCCTGATCGACCTGCGACGGCTCGCCGCCGCGGGTCTGGTCGAAGCGGTCCGCGCGGCCGCGAACGCGCCGACAGCCGAACGGATCACGCTGCCGGAGGTCACGAACGACCCCGACGTCGCCCTGTTGCGCCGGCTCAGAGACGCATTGGAGGCCCTGTGA
- a CDS encoding roadblock/LC7 domain-containing protein, protein MVPEAEVQDVLDELQRLRARVPLLTGALAASTDGLIVAQDTPGVEAEGVAALTAAALGVSIRMTDATGRGGFRELLIRGESGYIATYAAGASAVLTLLAEDRINVGRLHLEGRRAGARIGEMVDATQERVERPVPPPRPPQSRALPRRPTSPPDAT, encoded by the coding sequence ATGGTGCCCGAGGCCGAAGTGCAGGATGTCCTCGACGAGCTCCAGCGGTTACGCGCCCGGGTCCCGCTCCTGACCGGCGCACTCGCCGCCAGCACGGACGGCCTCATCGTCGCCCAGGACACCCCGGGCGTGGAGGCCGAGGGCGTCGCGGCGCTGACCGCCGCCGCACTCGGCGTGTCGATCCGGATGACCGACGCCACCGGGCGCGGGGGCTTCCGCGAACTCCTCATCCGCGGCGAGTCCGGCTACATCGCCACCTACGCGGCGGGCGCCTCCGCCGTCCTCACCCTGCTGGCCGAGGACCGCATCAACGTCGGCCGCCTCCACCTGGAGGGCCGCCGGGCCGGCGCGCGCATCGGAGAGATGGTCGACGCCACGCAGGAGCGCGTCGAGCGCCCCGTGCCGCCGCCGCGGCCCCCGCAGTCCCGGGCCCTCCCCCGGCGCCCCACCTCACCACCAGATGCCACGTGA
- a CDS encoding MurR/RpiR family transcriptional regulator produces the protein MSGSSPAARLQRLFEGQRLTPTQRRIAHSMVRRAADAPFLSSVELAELAGVSQPSVTRFAVALGFDGYPALRRHLRAVTPSGADGPDTAEEHVNEYQQAVLAEIDNLRQLSELLADPAPVERAGRLLAASRPLLVLGLRAASSQARGFGYFAAKVHPDVRVLDEGGSMLHDRIDAARRAGASALLCFALPRHPREGVDALAYAREQGLTVVTVADSAFAPVAAHSDLLIPGAVGTGLAFDTVCAPMLLGRVLLEAMCDGLPEAQARLEEFDARAAARGLFVE, from the coding sequence ATGAGCGGGAGCAGCCCGGCTGCGCGGTTGCAGCGGCTCTTCGAGGGGCAGCGGCTCACACCCACCCAGCGGCGGATCGCGCACTCCATGGTCCGGCGGGCCGCCGACGCCCCGTTCCTCTCGAGTGTGGAACTGGCCGAGCTGGCCGGGGTCAGCCAGCCGTCCGTCACCCGCTTCGCCGTGGCACTCGGCTTCGACGGATACCCCGCCCTGCGCAGACACCTGAGGGCCGTCACGCCCTCCGGGGCGGACGGGCCCGACACGGCGGAGGAGCACGTCAACGAGTACCAGCAGGCCGTCCTCGCCGAGATCGACAATCTCCGTCAGCTGTCCGAACTGCTCGCCGACCCCGCGCCGGTCGAGCGGGCGGGCCGGCTGCTCGCCGCGTCGAGGCCCCTGCTGGTCCTCGGTCTGCGGGCCGCGTCCTCGCAGGCCCGGGGGTTCGGCTACTTCGCCGCCAAGGTCCATCCGGACGTGCGGGTGCTCGACGAGGGCGGCAGCATGCTGCACGACCGGATCGACGCGGCCCGGCGGGCGGGCGCGAGCGCCCTGCTGTGTTTCGCGCTGCCGCGCCACCCCCGCGAGGGCGTCGATGCGCTGGCGTACGCCCGGGAGCAGGGGCTGACCGTCGTCACCGTCGCCGACTCGGCCTTCGCGCCGGTGGCCGCCCACAGCGACCTGCTCATCCCGGGCGCCGTGGGCACCGGGCTCGCCTTCGACACCGTGTGTGCGCCGATGCTGCTGGGGCGGGTGCTGCTGGAGGCCATGTGTGACGGGCTGCCCGAGGCGCAGGCCCGGCTGGAGGAGTTCGACGCGCGGGCGGCGGCACGGGGGCTGTTCGTCGAGTAG
- a CDS encoding thioredoxin domain-containing protein, protein MIPANTTGPGGIIVRYGDTDAAHVLSVYADLRCPFCKRMELGLGAVMERAADEGAFAIDHHFGTFLDDSAGGSGSLEALAALGAAVDEGQKPFMQYLRALYADQPSEDVDAFADRDFLLRLSGEVEALHTDAFRQKVMERTYLPWAAQVSAAFEASGVSSTPTVLIDGAPVAVINSLGYAVTPETFLAEVTPR, encoded by the coding sequence ATGATCCCAGCGAACACGACGGGTCCCGGCGGCATCATCGTCCGCTACGGCGACACCGATGCCGCGCACGTGCTGAGCGTCTACGCCGACCTGCGCTGCCCGTTCTGCAAACGGATGGAGCTCGGTCTCGGGGCCGTCATGGAGCGGGCCGCCGACGAGGGCGCCTTCGCGATCGACCACCACTTCGGCACCTTCCTCGACGACTCCGCGGGCGGCAGCGGGTCCCTGGAGGCGCTGGCCGCCCTGGGCGCCGCGGTGGACGAGGGACAGAAGCCGTTCATGCAGTACCTGCGGGCGCTGTACGCCGATCAGCCCAGTGAGGACGTGGACGCCTTCGCCGACCGGGACTTCCTGCTGCGGCTGTCCGGCGAGGTCGAGGCGCTGCACACCGACGCCTTCCGCCAGAAGGTCATGGAGCGCACGTACCTGCCCTGGGCGGCGCAGGTGTCGGCGGCCTTCGAGGCGAGCGGGGTCAGCTCCACCCCCACGGTACTGATCGACGGGGCGCCGGTGGCCGTCATCAACTCCCTGGGATACGCGGTGACCCCCGAGACGTTCCTCGCCGAGGTGACACCCCGCTGA
- a CDS encoding maleylpyruvate isomerase family mycothiol-dependent enzyme — protein sequence MSVTAPVTRAIRRTSGARAREVNEAELRATLSTYREVSDEDWRRPSPCAGWTVRDMLAHTVGQYEEIPRPWVALRRIRRARRTHPGLGPLDGHNEIQIEDRQAVPGRELIGALARYAPQAIIAMRRLPAALRRRVRPSLLYPEAKALPEDSVEYLYGVLMVRDTWMHRIDLGDATGADPVLGAHDREVMDQVVLDLALTWTGPAAELDLHGPAGGSHLLGSGAPAAVVRADAVDLARHLSGRRVRGTLEVEGDPGARPVLMAARVVF from the coding sequence ATGTCCGTCACCGCACCGGTCACCCGCGCGATCCGGCGCACGTCGGGAGCCCGGGCCCGCGAGGTCAACGAGGCGGAGCTCCGGGCGACGCTGTCGACGTACCGTGAGGTGTCCGACGAGGACTGGCGGCGGCCCAGTCCGTGCGCGGGCTGGACGGTGCGGGACATGCTCGCGCACACCGTCGGCCAGTACGAGGAGATTCCGCGCCCGTGGGTGGCGTTGCGGCGGATCCGCAGGGCCCGGCGGACCCACCCCGGCCTCGGCCCGCTCGACGGGCACAACGAGATCCAGATCGAGGACCGGCAGGCCGTCCCGGGGCGCGAACTCATCGGCGCGCTCGCCCGCTACGCCCCCCAGGCCATCATCGCCATGCGCCGCCTGCCCGCGGCCCTGCGCCGCAGGGTCCGGCCGAGTCTGCTGTACCCGGAGGCGAAGGCGCTGCCCGAGGACTCGGTGGAGTACCTCTACGGCGTCCTCATGGTCCGGGACACCTGGATGCACCGGATCGACCTCGGCGATGCCACCGGGGCGGACCCGGTGCTGGGTGCGCACGACCGGGAGGTCATGGACCAGGTGGTCCTCGACCTGGCCCTGACCTGGACCGGACCCGCCGCGGAGCTCGATCTCCACGGGCCCGCGGGAGGCAGCCACCTGCTGGGCAGCGGGGCCCCGGCGGCGGTCGTCCGTGCCGACGCCGTCGACCTCGCCCGGCACCTGTCGGGGCGGCGCGTGCGCGGCACCCTGGAGGTGGAGGGCGACCCCGGCGCGCGGCCGGTGCTCATGGCGGCGCGTGTCGTGTTCTGA
- a CDS encoding cystathionine beta-synthase → MQFHDSMISLVGNTPLVRLRNVTAGIQATVLAKVEYFNPGGSVKDRIALRMIEAAEQSGELKPGGTIVEPTSGNTGVGLAIVAQQKGYKCIFVCPDKVSTDKINVLRAYGAEVVVCPTAVDPEHPDSYYNVSDRLVRETPGAWKPDQYSNPNNPRSHYETTGPELWEQTEGRITHFVAGVGTGGTISGTGRYLKEISDGRVRVVGADPEGSVYSGGSGRPYLVEGVGEDFWPSAYDRTVTDEIVAVSDKDSFQMTRRLAKEEGLLVGGSCGMAVVAALEVASRLGPDDVVVVLLPDSGRGYMSKIFNDEWMADYGFLEDAGPSARVGAVLDFKEGPLPSLVHMHPEETVGEAIDVLREYGVSQMPIVKPGAGHPDVMAAEVIGSVVERQLLDALFTQRATLSDALERHMSAPLPQVGSGEPVEDLMAVLSGTDGADAAIVLVEGKPKGVVSRQDVLAFLAKDAAPKP, encoded by the coding sequence GTGCAATTCCACGATTCGATGATCAGTCTTGTCGGCAACACCCCGCTGGTCAGGCTGCGCAATGTGACGGCAGGCATTCAGGCGACGGTCCTGGCCAAGGTCGAGTACTTCAACCCCGGCGGGTCGGTGAAGGACCGCATCGCGCTGCGCATGATCGAGGCCGCCGAGCAGAGCGGTGAGCTGAAGCCCGGCGGCACGATCGTCGAGCCCACCAGTGGCAACACCGGTGTGGGCCTCGCGATCGTCGCCCAGCAGAAGGGCTACAAGTGCATCTTCGTCTGCCCGGACAAGGTGTCCACCGACAAGATCAACGTGCTGCGCGCGTACGGTGCCGAGGTCGTCGTCTGCCCCACCGCCGTCGACCCGGAGCACCCGGACTCGTACTACAACGTGTCCGACCGGCTGGTCCGTGAGACGCCGGGGGCGTGGAAGCCCGACCAGTACTCCAACCCGAACAACCCGCGCTCGCACTACGAGACCACGGGTCCCGAGCTCTGGGAGCAGACGGAGGGGCGGATCACCCACTTCGTCGCGGGCGTCGGCACCGGCGGCACGATCTCCGGCACGGGCCGCTACCTCAAGGAGATCAGCGACGGCCGTGTGCGGGTCGTCGGCGCCGACCCGGAGGGCTCGGTCTACTCCGGCGGCTCCGGGCGCCCGTACCTCGTGGAGGGTGTCGGCGAGGACTTCTGGCCGAGCGCCTACGACCGCACGGTCACCGACGAGATCGTCGCCGTCTCGGACAAGGACTCGTTCCAGATGACGCGCCGCCTCGCCAAGGAGGAGGGCCTCCTCGTCGGCGGTTCCTGCGGCATGGCCGTCGTCGCGGCGCTGGAGGTGGCCTCGCGCCTCGGTCCCGACGACGTCGTGGTCGTGCTGCTCCCGGACAGCGGACGCGGTTACATGAGCAAGATCTTCAACGACGAGTGGATGGCCGACTACGGGTTCCTGGAGGACGCGGGCCCGTCGGCCCGGGTCGGCGCCGTGCTCGACTTCAAGGAGGGGCCGCTCCCCTCGCTCGTCCACATGCACCCGGAGGAGACGGTCGGCGAGGCCATCGACGTGCTCCGGGAGTACGGCGTCTCCCAGATGCCGATCGTGAAGCCCGGCGCGGGTCACCCGGACGTGATGGCCGCCGAGGTCATCGGCTCCGTGGTGGAGCGGCAGCTGCTGGACGCCCTGTTCACCCAGCGGGCGACGCTGTCCGACGCGCTGGAGAGGCACATGTCGGCCCCGCTGCCCCAGGTCGGCTCCGGCGAGCCGGTCGAGGACCTGATGGCCGTGCTCAGCGGTACGGACGGTGCGGATGCGGCGATCGTCCTCGTCGAGGGCAAGCCGAAGGGCGTGGTGAGCCGGCAGGACGTGCTGGCCTTCCTCGCGAAGGACGCGGCCCCGAAGCCGTAA